The proteins below are encoded in one region of Phenylobacterium zucineum HLK1:
- a CDS encoding helix-turn-helix domain-containing protein, with protein sequence MHVQPSFPPNASVLQDQYKDFLAPADAPAESAKDPLGATGVRKTYARNAEIFGEGEPATYIYRVMKGVVRTYRILADGRRQIAEFFLPGDVFGLQALGDHAASAEAVTDCEVLAIRRSQISDRAMRDNTTAHKLLALTLHHLRRSEEHMLVLGRKSACERLAWFLMDMAERIPAPNRIELPMSRQDIADFLGLTIETVSRTMSQLQDDKVIALPSCRQVVLRDRETLMNLAA encoded by the coding sequence ATGCACGTCCAACCGTCCTTCCCCCCGAACGCCTCAGTCCTTCAGGACCAGTACAAGGATTTCTTGGCCCCGGCCGACGCGCCGGCAGAATCGGCGAAGGACCCGCTTGGCGCAACCGGCGTCAGGAAGACCTACGCGCGCAACGCCGAGATCTTCGGCGAAGGCGAACCGGCGACTTACATCTACAGGGTCATGAAGGGGGTCGTGCGCACCTATCGGATCTTGGCCGACGGACGTCGCCAGATCGCCGAGTTCTTCCTTCCCGGAGACGTGTTCGGTCTGCAGGCCCTCGGCGATCATGCCGCTTCAGCCGAAGCCGTGACGGACTGCGAGGTGCTCGCTATCCGACGCAGCCAGATCTCTGACCGGGCGATGCGCGACAACACTACGGCCCACAAGCTCTTGGCCCTCACGCTGCATCACCTGCGCCGCAGCGAGGAGCACATGCTGGTGCTTGGCCGCAAGAGCGCGTGCGAGCGGCTGGCTTGGTTCCTGATGGACATGGCTGAGCGGATCCCCGCGCCGAACCGCATCGAGTTGCCGATGTCGCGACAGGATATCGCCGACTTCCTGGGCCTTACCATCGAAACGGTGTCGCGCACGATGAGCCAGCTGCAGGACGATAAAGTGATCGCCTTGCCGAGCTGCCGCCAAGTCGTCCTGCGCGATCGCGAGACCTTGATGAACCTAGCCGCCTGA
- a CDS encoding PAS domain-containing sensor histidine kinase yields MATYLFATAAVGIAGVYGGGVPGVVATVVGIGYGLLWGSAPTLEPAAMLFGRTVAFAVIGLGAAWVGERRRIAIRSAEKVNADLVAQQAHLRSILETVPDAMVVIDSRGRIQSFSTAAERLFGYSAGEVVGNNVNMLMPAPYRENHDTYLERYLRTGERRIIGVGRVVVGQRKDGSTFPMELSVGEMQSGASRFFTGFVRDLSERQLTEQRLHELQSELVHVSRLTALGEMSSALAHELNQPLSAIANYLTGAQRLLARQKDATSQKVNGALDKAVAQALRSGDIIRRLREFVARGETSQRPESVAKLVEEASALALVGARQLGVRVVFDLDERVDYVLVDKVQIQQVVLNLIRNAVEAMTDSPRRELTVASAPGPDGMVDISIADTGPGIDKDVAGKLFQPFVTTKAQGMGVGLSICRTIVEAHGGRIWAEPNRGGGTIFHLTVAEATAEELAHAR; encoded by the coding sequence GTGGCGACTTACCTGTTCGCCACGGCGGCGGTGGGAATCGCCGGGGTCTATGGCGGCGGCGTTCCCGGCGTTGTGGCGACCGTCGTCGGCATCGGCTATGGCCTCCTCTGGGGAAGCGCCCCGACGTTGGAGCCTGCCGCCATGTTGTTCGGCCGGACCGTCGCCTTTGCGGTGATCGGGCTCGGCGCAGCCTGGGTAGGTGAGCGGCGCCGCATCGCGATTCGCAGCGCCGAGAAGGTCAACGCCGATCTGGTCGCCCAGCAAGCGCACCTTCGCTCGATTCTCGAGACCGTGCCTGACGCGATGGTGGTGATCGACAGCCGCGGGCGGATCCAGTCGTTCAGCACGGCCGCCGAGCGCCTGTTCGGCTACTCAGCCGGGGAAGTGGTCGGCAACAACGTGAACATGCTGATGCCTGCGCCGTATCGCGAAAACCACGATACCTACCTTGAACGCTATTTGCGCACGGGCGAGCGACGGATCATCGGCGTGGGCAGGGTGGTCGTGGGCCAGCGCAAAGACGGATCGACCTTTCCGATGGAGCTCTCGGTCGGCGAGATGCAGTCTGGCGCCAGCCGGTTCTTCACCGGCTTCGTGCGGGACCTTTCCGAGCGCCAGCTCACCGAACAGCGCCTGCACGAGCTGCAGAGCGAGCTGGTCCACGTGTCCCGGCTGACGGCTCTGGGCGAAATGAGCTCGGCCCTGGCGCACGAGCTGAACCAGCCGCTCTCGGCGATCGCCAATTACCTCACAGGCGCGCAGCGGCTTCTGGCGCGCCAGAAGGACGCAACCTCCCAGAAGGTCAATGGCGCTTTGGACAAGGCGGTCGCGCAGGCGCTGCGATCGGGCGACATCATCCGGCGGCTTCGGGAGTTCGTGGCGCGCGGCGAGACGTCGCAGCGGCCGGAGAGCGTGGCCAAGCTGGTCGAGGAAGCGAGCGCGCTGGCGCTCGTCGGGGCAAGGCAGCTGGGCGTCCGCGTGGTGTTCGATTTGGACGAGCGCGTCGACTATGTGCTGGTGGACAAGGTCCAGATCCAGCAGGTCGTGCTGAACCTCATCCGCAACGCCGTAGAAGCCATGACCGACAGTCCGCGGCGAGAGCTGACGGTGGCCAGCGCCCCCGGGCCGGACGGCATGGTCGACATCAGCATCGCCGACACCGGTCCAGGAATCGACAAGGATGTGGCCGGGAAGCTGTTTCAGCCCTTCGTGACCACCAAGGCGCAGGGGATGGGCGTGGGGCTCTCGATCTGCCGCACGATCGTCGAGGCGCACGGCGGGCGCATCTGGGCCGAGCCCAACCGGGGCGGCGGCACGATCTTCCACTTGACGGTGGCCGAAGCGACCGCAGAGGAATTGGCGCATGCCCGGTGA
- the fixJ gene encoding response regulator FixJ, giving the protein MPGELLIHVIDDDEAVRDSLEWVFETAEMAVRTHESAIAFLGSLESEASGCIVTDVRMPEMSGLDLLLELQKRGVRMPVIVITGHGDVPLAVEAMKAGAHDFLEKPFEEARLLAAVRRALERGADPPPTQEQADARTRVARLSPRERQVLKGLVVGQPNKTIAWELGISARTVEVYRAKLMEKMQADAFADLVRLAVLAGDLDG; this is encoded by the coding sequence ATGCCCGGTGAGCTTCTGATCCACGTGATCGACGATGACGAGGCCGTGCGCGACTCGCTGGAGTGGGTCTTCGAGACCGCCGAGATGGCCGTGCGCACGCATGAGTCGGCCATCGCCTTCCTCGGTTCGCTCGAAAGCGAGGCCTCGGGCTGCATCGTCACCGACGTGCGCATGCCCGAGATGAGCGGTCTTGACCTGTTGCTCGAACTCCAGAAGCGGGGCGTCCGCATGCCGGTGATCGTGATCACTGGCCACGGCGACGTGCCCTTGGCGGTGGAGGCGATGAAGGCGGGCGCCCACGATTTCCTGGAAAAGCCGTTCGAAGAAGCCAGGCTGCTCGCCGCGGTCCGTCGCGCCTTGGAGCGGGGCGCGGATCCGCCGCCAACCCAGGAGCAGGCCGACGCCCGCACAAGGGTCGCCCGTCTGTCGCCGCGCGAGCGGCAAGTCCTGAAAGGGCTGGTGGTCGGCCAGCCCAACAAGACCATCGCGTGGGAACTGGGGATCAGCGCGCGAACTGTGGAGGTCTATCGGGCCAAGCTCATGGAGAAGATGCAGGCCGACGCCTTCGCCGACCTGGTGCGCTTGGCCGTGCTGGCCGGCGACCTGGACGGCTAG
- a CDS encoding response regulator, which yields MLQIKAARVEPRHDPPMSPPLAEVPQLIAVIEDDRAVLDALEFALETQGYAVCAFEGGRQALSSGSIDEADCLVIDYAMPDIDGIALLQALRQRGLTCPAIIIASTPTPQCRKGAAALHAQLLEKPLMQDVLGERIRQVLAPR from the coding sequence TTGCTGCAGATCAAGGCGGCGCGCGTCGAGCCGCGGCATGATCCGCCGATGTCGCCGCCCCTGGCCGAGGTCCCACAGCTCATCGCCGTCATCGAAGATGATCGGGCGGTTCTGGACGCGCTGGAGTTTGCGCTTGAGACGCAAGGGTACGCTGTTTGCGCCTTCGAAGGCGGCCGCCAGGCTCTCAGCAGCGGCAGCATCGATGAAGCTGACTGCCTGGTGATCGACTACGCCATGCCGGACATCGACGGCATCGCTTTGCTGCAGGCGCTGCGCCAGCGCGGTCTGACATGCCCCGCGATCATCATCGCCAGCACCCCGACGCCGCAATGCCGCAAAGGCGCGGCGGCCTTGCACGCCCAGTTGCTTGAAAAGCCCCTGATGCAGGATGTGCTCGGTGAACGCATTCGGCAGGTCCTGGCGCCGCGATAG
- a CDS encoding SAM-dependent methyltransferase has product MLRQALSSIIPERAAYELLVKLLRRAVRLGSLALIDPWGERHVVGTGDAPFVTVRLTEPGEAARLLASPSLRAGEAYMDGSLVIEEGSLRDFLLIGVAAAGELANEARAVKEIAAPLTKLRRHNPIARARANVAHHYDLSEEFYTLFLDDDLQYSCAYFQSGDESLEAAQAKKKRHIAAKLRLQPGAKVLDVGSGWGGMALELARSCGARVDGLTLSQEQLAVAQARAGAEGLQDRVRFHLRDYREEAGVYDRIVSVGMFEHVGVPHYGEFFDMVRERLAPDGVALIHAIGRKDPPSDSDPWIDKYIFPGGYCPSLSEVFAAIEKSGLWVTDMEVLRLHYAETLSRWYERFQAGRDTAARLYDERFCRMWEFYLAACEAGFRVGSLMVFQIQLARDVAALPLTRDYMVDNERRLAGT; this is encoded by the coding sequence ATGCTGCGACAGGCGCTGAGCTCGATCATTCCCGAGCGGGCTGCATACGAACTGCTGGTGAAACTTCTCAGGCGCGCGGTGCGATTGGGATCCCTGGCGCTGATCGACCCCTGGGGCGAGCGTCACGTGGTGGGAACCGGCGACGCCCCGTTCGTCACGGTTCGGCTGACCGAGCCAGGCGAGGCGGCGCGCCTCCTGGCCAGCCCCAGTCTCCGCGCCGGTGAAGCCTACATGGACGGATCCCTGGTGATCGAGGAAGGCTCGCTGCGCGACTTCCTGCTGATCGGGGTGGCCGCAGCGGGTGAGCTGGCCAATGAAGCCCGCGCTGTCAAGGAGATCGCAGCCCCGCTGACCAAGCTGCGGCGGCACAATCCCATCGCCCGCGCCCGCGCCAATGTGGCCCACCATTATGACCTTTCCGAAGAGTTCTACACGCTCTTCCTGGACGACGATCTCCAGTACTCCTGCGCCTATTTTCAGTCCGGCGATGAAAGCCTCGAAGCGGCGCAAGCGAAGAAGAAGCGGCACATCGCCGCCAAGCTGCGCCTGCAGCCGGGCGCCAAGGTGCTCGACGTCGGCTCCGGCTGGGGCGGCATGGCCCTGGAGCTCGCGCGCAGCTGCGGCGCGCGGGTGGATGGCCTGACCCTGTCGCAGGAGCAGCTCGCCGTGGCGCAGGCCCGCGCCGGTGCAGAAGGCCTGCAAGACCGGGTCCGCTTCCATCTGCGAGATTACCGGGAAGAGGCCGGCGTCTATGACCGCATCGTCTCGGTCGGCATGTTCGAGCATGTGGGCGTCCCCCACTATGGGGAATTCTTCGATATGGTGCGCGAGCGTCTCGCGCCCGACGGGGTGGCGCTGATTCACGCGATCGGCCGCAAGGACCCGCCGAGCGACAGCGATCCTTGGATCGACAAGTATATCTTCCCCGGCGGGTATTGCCCGTCGCTGTCGGAAGTCTTCGCGGCTATCGAGAAATCCGGCCTCTGGGTCACCGACATGGAGGTCCTGCGGTTGCACTACGCCGAGACGTTGAGCCGTTGGTACGAGCGCTTCCAGGCCGGCCGTGATACCGCCGCGCGTCTATACGACGAGCGCTTCTGCCGGATGTGGGAGTTCTATCTGGCGGCCTGTGAGGCTGGCTTCCGGGTGGGCAGCCTGATGGTGTTCCAGATCCAGCTGGCCCGCGACGTGGCGGCGCTCCCGCTCACGCGCGACTATATGGTCGACAACGAACGGCGGCTTGCGGGGACCTGA
- a CDS encoding chromate transport protein — MLVGETPDPTRAGARPRLTRLALLAAAAVSGASGGVVYGLGSASGPGLLAYMLGGGTLGLLVGVRPAFTRRSPPLALSLIALALGGMAAVHGGGASGALGPLSALAAGAVAGGVLRSTLARLERTANGAAHLGSAWMLPVFAGAAASYSLRPSMAPLLAAALAVAGHGLLHAAGHDGRAPDALSDQAHRRRQALNPHVLLAVAGGGLGLALAGLAAPTAAGQTVTAAGLLVAAAVGAFIGVAVGEMLRRRARVARLGGAFGCAALGFILLQGALSAPFALAAAALIGAGLAGLAAPLFAWRQSVVPNCTGCVVAALFLGQAAGVLAWTAASASPLPYGAAYVVMATLLGLAAFASAGAGAD; from the coding sequence GTGCTGGTGGGTGAGACCCCCGATCCCACCCGGGCAGGCGCGCGCCCTCGTTTGACGCGACTGGCCCTCCTCGCAGCGGCCGCCGTGTCGGGCGCCAGCGGCGGCGTGGTCTATGGGCTGGGGAGTGCGTCAGGGCCGGGGCTTCTGGCATACATGCTCGGCGGAGGCACCCTCGGCCTGCTGGTCGGCGTGCGGCCGGCCTTCACCCGCCGGTCGCCGCCGCTTGCGCTCAGCCTGATCGCGCTCGCGCTTGGCGGCATGGCTGCGGTCCATGGCGGGGGCGCGTCGGGCGCGCTCGGCCCTCTGAGCGCTCTTGCGGCGGGCGCCGTCGCAGGCGGGGTGCTGAGGTCGACGCTCGCGCGCCTGGAGCGCACTGCGAACGGCGCCGCCCACCTCGGGTCGGCGTGGATGCTGCCCGTCTTCGCGGGCGCTGCGGCCAGCTACAGTCTACGGCCATCGATGGCCCCCTTGCTCGCAGCGGCCCTCGCGGTCGCCGGGCACGGCCTCCTGCATGCCGCCGGTCACGACGGGCGGGCCCCTGACGCGCTGTCCGACCAGGCGCACCGCCGGCGCCAGGCCTTAAATCCGCATGTGCTGCTGGCGGTGGCTGGCGGGGGGCTTGGCCTGGCCCTGGCCGGTCTGGCGGCGCCGACCGCCGCCGGACAGACGGTGACTGCGGCAGGGCTGCTTGTCGCGGCGGCCGTGGGCGCGTTCATCGGCGTCGCCGTCGGTGAGATGCTGCGCCGCCGGGCGCGCGTCGCGCGATTGGGCGGGGCCTTTGGTTGCGCGGCCCTTGGGTTCATTCTGCTGCAGGGCGCGCTCAGCGCGCCCTTCGCGCTCGCCGCTGCGGCGCTGATCGGGGCGGGCCTGGCCGGGCTTGCGGCGCCGCTGTTCGCCTGGCGCCAGAGCGTAGTCCCAAACTGTACAGGTTGCGTCGTGGCCGCCCTGTTCCTGGGGCAAGCCGCCGGGGTGCTGGCTTGGACGGCGGCCTCAGCCAGTCCCCTCCCCTACGGGGCCGCTTACGTGGTCATGGCCACCCTGCTGGGTCTTGCGGCCTTCGCCAGCGCGGGCGCCGGCGCCGATTAA
- a CDS encoding RNA polymerase sigma factor gives MLHAAASQFDNAGRAETLQPWESFSGLSDTQDGAPDLALQLAAERPRQLRFLRSRLPSLPDAEDAWQDAAIKFLQHAETLGAVQRPQAWMGVSLRRLVVDRYRRAAVQRRTLEALAVQPAPDSADDEADLVAPSDCLKAALGGLKSEYRQILAETYLEDRPLKEVARRLELTANNAALRQAMAEKCQACPLADCWAKTRAEKLLQA, from the coding sequence ATGCTTCACGCCGCCGCTTCACAATTCGACAACGCTGGGCGCGCCGAAACATTACAGCCGTGGGAATCTTTCTCCGGACTGTCGGATACTCAAGACGGCGCCCCTGACCTCGCCCTGCAGCTCGCCGCCGAGCGGCCCCGCCAGCTGCGCTTCCTGCGCAGCCGCCTGCCCTCCCTTCCGGACGCCGAGGACGCCTGGCAGGACGCCGCCATCAAGTTCCTGCAGCACGCCGAAACCCTCGGCGCGGTCCAGCGCCCGCAGGCCTGGATGGGCGTCTCCCTGCGCCGGCTGGTGGTCGACCGCTACCGACGGGCCGCCGTCCAGCGCCGCACCCTCGAGGCCCTCGCCGTCCAGCCGGCCCCGGACTCGGCCGACGACGAGGCGGATCTCGTCGCCCCCAGCGACTGCCTGAAGGCCGCGCTGGGCGGGCTCAAGTCCGAGTACCGGCAGATCCTCGCCGAGACCTATCTGGAGGACCGCCCGCTGAAGGAGGTCGCCCGCCGGCTCGAGCTCACCGCCAACAACGCCGCCCTGCGCCAGGCCATGGCCGAGAAGTGCCAGGCCTGCCCCCTCGCCGACTGCTGGGCCAAGACCCGCGCCGAGAAACTGCTCCAAGCGTAG
- a CDS encoding ABC1 kinase family protein, protein MNILRALRIGWAATVLLLAAAAERFPPPRRRNFPARLRRTLERLGPTFVKLGQALSQRRDLLPARWTQELSRLRDHVAPFSGQAAARAAQAALGAPLDEVFASFDAEPLAAASVAQVHRARLHDGREVIVKILRPDVRAQIDRDMRILVAVAAVASATIPFLRRRRTVELLHEIWRNLRRETDLREEARNVRRFVRAFQGSPSIFIPDVDDALTTETVLVQEMSHGRLVGDPALTPLAGLLSKAFIDFYLRQFFVLGVFHADPHPGNIFVMDDGRLCFHDFGAVGVLDSRSRRALLAFVQAFTGQDSDWLTDAAFDLGLLSPTADREAVTRGVEAILTDLEGAPLQEWSIAAVMMSIARLGGSDALVLPPHLAALVRTVFTAEGTLRALDPRLDVTRAFHESGESLLASGAISHDASGKLRRLKWETAVAAEELPDQISQLLRRASNGGGLSLRFPDVVNAAGRLGRAADRIAIALVALGLYIAASLLMQHSIGPRILGDLPLLAAVGYALALWFTFRLVRSIDRTDGN, encoded by the coding sequence GTGAACATCCTCCGGGCCCTTCGGATCGGCTGGGCCGCAACCGTTTTGCTATTGGCCGCTGCGGCCGAACGGTTTCCGCCGCCCCGCCGGCGAAACTTCCCCGCCCGGCTTCGGCGCACGCTGGAACGGCTCGGCCCCACGTTCGTCAAGCTCGGCCAGGCCCTCAGCCAGCGCCGCGACCTGCTTCCCGCCCGCTGGACACAGGAACTCTCCCGCCTCCGCGACCACGTGGCCCCGTTTTCCGGCCAGGCCGCGGCCCGCGCGGCGCAGGCGGCGCTGGGCGCCCCCCTTGATGAGGTGTTCGCGAGCTTCGACGCCGAACCCCTGGCCGCCGCCTCCGTGGCTCAGGTGCACAGGGCCCGTTTGCACGATGGGCGCGAAGTGATCGTGAAGATCCTGCGTCCCGACGTTCGGGCGCAGATCGACCGCGACATGCGCATCCTGGTGGCGGTGGCGGCGGTCGCCAGCGCCACCATACCCTTCCTGCGGCGCCGCCGCACCGTCGAGCTGCTGCACGAGATCTGGCGCAACCTGCGCCGCGAGACCGACCTGCGGGAGGAAGCGCGCAACGTGCGTCGCTTCGTTCGCGCCTTCCAGGGTTCCCCGAGCATCTTCATACCCGACGTCGACGATGCGCTCACAACCGAGACCGTGCTGGTCCAGGAGATGAGCCACGGGCGGCTCGTCGGCGATCCGGCTCTGACGCCCCTCGCGGGCCTCCTCTCCAAGGCGTTCATCGACTTCTACCTGCGCCAGTTCTTTGTACTCGGCGTGTTCCACGCCGATCCCCATCCCGGCAACATCTTCGTCATGGACGACGGACGACTGTGCTTCCATGACTTCGGCGCGGTCGGCGTGCTGGACTCCCGGTCGCGGCGCGCCCTCCTGGCGTTCGTACAGGCCTTCACTGGACAAGATTCGGATTGGCTGACCGACGCGGCCTTTGATCTGGGTCTGCTGTCGCCCACGGCCGATCGCGAAGCGGTGACGCGCGGCGTCGAAGCGATCCTGACCGATCTCGAAGGCGCGCCGCTACAGGAGTGGTCGATCGCCGCCGTCATGATGAGCATCGCCCGCCTGGGCGGCAGCGACGCCCTGGTGCTGCCGCCGCATCTGGCCGCCCTGGTCCGTACGGTGTTCACGGCGGAGGGCACGCTTCGAGCACTGGATCCGCGATTGGACGTGACTCGCGCCTTCCACGAAAGCGGCGAGTCGCTCCTGGCGAGTGGTGCGATCAGCCATGATGCGTCCGGCAAGCTTCGCCGTCTGAAATGGGAAACGGCGGTCGCGGCCGAGGAGCTCCCGGACCAAATCTCGCAGCTCCTGCGCCGCGCCAGCAACGGCGGCGGACTGTCTCTGCGTTTCCCCGATGTCGTCAACGCCGCGGGTCGTCTGGGGCGCGCGGCCGATCGGATCGCTATCGCACTCGTGGCGCTGGGCCTCTACATCGCGGCATCCCTGCTGATGCAGCACAGCATCGGCCCTCGCATTCTCGGCGACCTGCCCTTGCTCGCGGCCGTCGGCTACGCCCTGGCGCTTTGGTTCACCTTCCGCCTGGTGCGCAGCATCGATCGCACCGACGGCAACTGA
- a CDS encoding lysophospholipid acyltransferase family protein, with translation MLALLGVVAGVRYVVRGASNLPDRPCLIVANHQSTWETIAALALFPEVAIVAKRELLRIPVMGWYLRRSPMIVIDREEAGKALREMTAQSRAAMAEGRSVLIFPEGTRTPVGKPVSFKRGVELLYRTLEAPVVPVALDSGRFWPLGSRLKAPGVITVSLLSPIPPGLPAAEFARRAESMIETEKAALVASGASS, from the coding sequence GTGCTGGCGCTGCTCGGCGTGGTCGCGGGGGTCCGCTACGTGGTGCGAGGCGCCTCCAACCTGCCGGACCGGCCATGCCTGATCGTCGCCAATCACCAGTCGACGTGGGAGACTATCGCCGCCCTGGCGCTGTTTCCGGAGGTGGCGATTGTCGCCAAACGGGAGTTGCTGCGCATTCCAGTCATGGGTTGGTATCTGCGTCGCTCCCCGATGATCGTCATCGACCGCGAGGAAGCGGGCAAGGCCCTGCGCGAGATGACGGCGCAGAGCCGCGCCGCGATGGCCGAGGGCCGTTCCGTGCTGATCTTCCCCGAAGGCACCCGAACCCCGGTCGGTAAGCCGGTCAGCTTCAAGCGGGGCGTAGAGTTGTTGTACCGCACCCTCGAGGCGCCGGTAGTGCCGGTCGCGCTGGACTCCGGCCGATTTTGGCCGCTGGGCTCTCGGCTGAAGGCGCCCGGTGTCATCACCGTTTCGCTCCTGTCGCCGATCCCGCCGGGCCTGCCGGCCGCAGAATTCGCGCGACGCGCCGAGTCGATGATTGAAACGGAGAAGGCCGCGCTTGTCGCGTCCGGCGCCTCGTCGTGA